In Halobaculum limi, one DNA window encodes the following:
- a CDS encoding MBL fold metallo-hydrolase — protein sequence MDIEPGEYAPVPGCTDLYCVDTGMYGTVNYGAVYLLDAERPAVIDTGIGNNREYVFDALDDLGMRPAFILPTHVHLDHAGGAGFLAERYPDATVMIHESGREHLVDPTRLVEGTRAAVGNQWRFYVDPKPIPEERIEALSGGETIDLGDRDLDVHHAPGHAPHQVIFHDRGDDVVFTADAAGIYIPQLDEIAQTSPPSRFDLHGCQADADTIRDLDPRYLCFGHFGPREFDDEMLAEYKRTLSEWVEAVRQKREELGDDEAVLDHFAEHAPEDHVEVWGEEKAREEERLNARGVLGYLDYMEKQGKTI from the coding sequence ATGGACATCGAACCCGGCGAGTACGCGCCAGTTCCCGGCTGTACGGATCTTTACTGCGTCGACACCGGGATGTACGGCACCGTGAACTACGGGGCGGTGTACCTCCTCGACGCCGAGCGTCCGGCGGTCATCGACACCGGCATCGGTAACAATCGCGAGTACGTCTTCGACGCTCTCGACGACCTTGGGATGCGTCCAGCGTTCATCCTCCCCACGCACGTCCACCTCGACCACGCTGGCGGCGCGGGCTTTCTCGCCGAACGGTACCCCGACGCGACGGTGATGATCCACGAGTCGGGCCGGGAACACCTCGTCGACCCGACGCGCCTCGTCGAGGGGACGAGAGCCGCCGTCGGCAACCAGTGGCGCTTCTACGTCGACCCGAAGCCGATCCCTGAAGAACGAATCGAGGCGTTGTCGGGCGGCGAGACGATCGATCTGGGCGACCGCGACCTCGACGTGCATCACGCGCCGGGCCACGCCCCCCATCAGGTCATCTTCCACGACCGCGGCGACGACGTGGTGTTCACCGCAGACGCGGCGGGCATCTACATCCCCCAACTCGACGAAATTGCACAAACGTCGCCGCCGTCGCGGTTCGACCTCCACGGCTGTCAGGCCGACGCCGACACCATCCGCGACCTGGACCCGCGATACCTCTGTTTCGGTCATTTCGGCCCCCGCGAGTTCGACGACGAGATGCTCGCGGAGTACAAGCGAACGCTCTCGGAGTGGGTTGAGGCTGTCCGGCAAAAACGCGAGGAACTCGGCGACGACGAGGCCGTCCTCGACCACTTCGCCGAACACGCGCCCGAAGACCACGTCGAGGTGTGGGGCGAGGAGAAGGCCCGTGAGGAAGAACGCCTGAACGCGCGCGGCGTCCTCGGCTACCTCGACTATATGGAGAAACAGGGGAAGACGATCTGA
- a CDS encoding AMP-dependent synthetase/ligase, translating to MDWRQAEREYDPGVTRDSLAATFDASAREHADRVAQRYKGGVYDRSLVSAGVIDAAPTGDYADLTYAEMRDIVRRLSAGFRELGVAPGDRVGIFADTRMEWAHSDFAILGAGAVVTTVYTSSSTGQVRHLLDDPGASGVVVENRDLLDRVLAVEDDLELEFIVLMDGGEHDRDDVYTLGELHDIGAEVDPGDGWVIDRDLDDLASLIYTSGTTGQPKGAELTHRNFLANVDQCVRRFGDRPDKPDDVPVVDETTTTLSFLPLAHVFERLGGHFMMFAVGAAVSYAESPDTLRDDFGLVRPSTATSVPRVYEKLYAAIREQASESPVKQRIFNWATDVGREHHRADDPGFSLRTRYALADKLVFSTVKEALGGNIDFFISGGGSLSADLCELYHGMGLPILEGYGLTETSPVVTVNPPENPQVGTIGLPVYDVNVRVDDAVGGIEGGEVGELLVRGPQVFRGYRNLPEETEAAFTEIDGEKWFRTGDVVEIRDDDYIQFRERAKQLMKLSTGKYVPPGAIEDAFVSSEYVEQAMVVGDAKKFVSALIVPHFPTVREWAASEGYDLPDDPAAVCRDDRVRELIDEEVDRVNDRFESHETIKRFRLVPEEFSEDNDLLTPTMKKKRRNILDRYADEIGDMYAEA from the coding sequence ATGGACTGGCGGCAGGCCGAACGCGAGTACGACCCGGGTGTGACCCGGGACTCGCTGGCGGCGACCTTCGACGCGAGTGCCCGTGAGCACGCCGACCGAGTCGCACAGCGATACAAAGGCGGGGTGTACGACCGCTCGCTGGTGTCGGCGGGCGTCATCGACGCCGCACCGACCGGCGACTACGCGGACCTGACGTACGCCGAGATGCGCGACATCGTCCGTCGCCTCTCGGCTGGCTTCCGCGAACTGGGCGTCGCGCCCGGCGACCGCGTCGGCATCTTCGCGGACACGCGGATGGAGTGGGCTCACAGCGACTTCGCCATCCTCGGCGCGGGAGCGGTCGTCACGACCGTCTACACCTCCTCGTCGACCGGGCAGGTGCGGCACCTCCTCGACGACCCCGGTGCGTCCGGCGTCGTCGTCGAGAACCGTGACCTCCTCGACCGCGTCCTCGCCGTCGAAGACGACCTCGAGTTGGAGTTCATCGTCCTCATGGACGGCGGTGAACACGACCGCGACGACGTGTACACGCTCGGGGAACTCCACGACATCGGGGCCGAGGTCGACCCCGGCGATGGCTGGGTCATCGACCGCGACCTCGACGACCTCGCGAGTCTCATCTACACCTCCGGCACGACCGGCCAACCGAAGGGTGCAGAACTCACCCACCGCAACTTCCTCGCGAACGTCGACCAGTGCGTGCGACGGTTCGGTGACCGGCCCGACAAACCCGACGACGTACCGGTCGTCGACGAGACGACGACGACGCTGTCGTTCCTCCCACTGGCGCACGTGTTCGAGCGACTCGGCGGCCACTTCATGATGTTTGCCGTCGGTGCGGCCGTCTCGTACGCCGAATCGCCCGACACGCTCCGCGACGACTTCGGTCTCGTCCGTCCGTCGACGGCGACGAGCGTCCCCCGCGTCTACGAGAAACTGTACGCCGCGATCCGCGAGCAAGCGTCGGAGTCGCCCGTCAAACAGCGTATCTTCAACTGGGCCACCGACGTCGGCCGCGAACACCACCGCGCCGACGACCCCGGGTTCTCGTTGCGGACCCGCTACGCGCTGGCGGACAAACTCGTCTTCTCGACGGTGAAAGAGGCGCTCGGCGGCAACATCGACTTCTTCATCTCCGGCGGCGGGTCGCTGTCGGCGGATCTGTGTGAACTGTACCACGGGATGGGACTGCCCATCCTCGAGGGGTACGGCCTCACGGAGACGTCGCCGGTCGTCACCGTGAATCCGCCCGAGAACCCGCAGGTTGGCACTATCGGCCTCCCGGTGTACGACGTGAACGTGCGCGTCGACGACGCCGTCGGCGGTATCGAGGGCGGTGAGGTGGGCGAACTCCTCGTGCGTGGGCCGCAGGTGTTCCGTGGCTACCGCAACCTCCCGGAGGAGACCGAAGCCGCGTTCACCGAGATAGACGGCGAGAAGTGGTTCCGAACCGGCGACGTGGTCGAGATTCGCGACGACGACTACATCCAGTTCCGCGAACGCGCCAAGCAACTGATGAAACTCTCGACGGGCAAGTACGTCCCGCCGGGTGCCATCGAGGACGCGTTCGTCTCCTCGGAGTACGTCGAACAGGCGATGGTCGTCGGCGACGCCAAGAAGTTCGTCTCTGCGCTCATCGTCCCGCACTTCCCGACCGTTCGCGAGTGGGCCGCTTCGGAGGGGTACGACCTGCCCGACGACCCCGCGGCCGTCTGCCGCGACGACCGCGTTCGGGAACTGATCGACGAGGAGGTCGACCGCGTGAACGACCGCTTCGAGTCCCACGAGACGATCAAGCGGTTCAGACTGGTTCCCGAGGAGTTCTCGGAGGACAACGACCTGCTCACGCCGACGATGAAGAAGAAGCGGCGCAACATCCTCGACCGCTACGCCGACGAAATCGGCGACATGTACGCCGAGGCGTGA
- a CDS encoding cation:proton antiporter domain-containing protein, which produces MMAAGAAQLIALVAVIIAVGVTAQVLSDRFQLPSIIFLISAGILLGPEGLGFITQETFGLTGLSAIVGLSVAIIVFEGAFHLRVDKLREAPAATLRLVTLGAAIAFVATTAVVRFALGVEWLVAGLIGALLVATGPTVIAPILEVVPVRDRVATALDTEGIVNDVTAAILAVVLFEAIVTETTAPGELVALFATRLGVGVVVGALVAGIVYYALRYIDLSPGNAPQNARLLVLAGALIAYGGANYVRTEAGVAAVAVAGILLGNADVPYEEEITDFKGDVTLVVLSFVFIALAALLRFDNLVQLGLGGLVVVAAVMFVIRPALVLLSTVGDRFEWNERVFMSFVGPRGIIPASVATLFAVELANEGMTAAANTLVGTVFLVILATVVLEGGFARQIAEKLDVIPMRVLIIGGGKVGRALAERLEDRGENVVLIENDDEVVEIARNAGHTVHIGDGTDTDVLRSAGAENARIVVAATGDDDANLLVAQLAESKFSPETILARANNPDNVDAFEELGVRTVSSVLATAQAIDNYIERPALANWMGEIGRSGDVQEIEVTSEEMAGVTVREIGPELPGGSLIAVVARDGETQVPDADFTLQVGDRVTIIGNRDDVRTAMRQFNPN; this is translated from the coding sequence GTGATGGCGGCTGGTGCCGCCCAACTGATCGCGCTCGTCGCCGTCATCATCGCAGTCGGTGTCACGGCACAGGTGCTCTCGGATCGGTTCCAACTCCCGAGTATCATCTTCCTCATCAGCGCCGGCATCCTGCTGGGACCGGAGGGACTGGGCTTCATCACGCAGGAGACGTTCGGACTGACCGGTCTGTCGGCCATCGTCGGCCTGTCGGTCGCGATCATCGTCTTCGAGGGAGCGTTCCATCTCCGGGTGGACAAACTCCGCGAGGCGCCGGCGGCCACGCTGCGACTCGTCACGCTCGGGGCAGCCATCGCGTTCGTCGCGACGACCGCGGTCGTTCGGTTCGCGCTCGGCGTCGAGTGGCTCGTCGCCGGACTCATCGGCGCGTTGCTCGTCGCGACGGGGCCGACCGTCATCGCACCCATCCTCGAGGTGGTGCCGGTGCGCGACCGCGTCGCGACCGCCCTCGACACCGAAGGGATCGTCAACGACGTGACGGCGGCCATCCTCGCGGTCGTCCTCTTCGAGGCCATCGTCACGGAGACGACCGCCCCCGGGGAACTGGTCGCGCTGTTCGCCACACGCCTCGGCGTCGGCGTCGTCGTCGGCGCACTCGTCGCTGGCATCGTCTACTACGCCCTCCGGTACATCGACCTCTCGCCGGGGAACGCGCCGCAGAACGCACGCCTGTTGGTGCTGGCGGGGGCGCTGATCGCGTACGGCGGGGCGAACTACGTCCGCACCGAAGCCGGCGTCGCCGCCGTCGCGGTGGCTGGCATCCTCCTGGGGAACGCGGACGTCCCCTACGAGGAAGAGATAACGGACTTCAAAGGCGACGTCACGCTGGTCGTCCTGTCGTTCGTGTTCATCGCGCTGGCGGCGCTGTTGCGGTTCGACAACTTGGTCCAACTGGGACTGGGCGGCCTCGTCGTCGTCGCGGCGGTGATGTTCGTCATCCGCCCCGCGCTGGTGTTGCTGTCGACCGTCGGCGACCGCTTCGAGTGGAACGAACGCGTGTTTATGTCGTTCGTCGGCCCGCGCGGGATCATCCCGGCGTCGGTCGCGACGCTGTTCGCCGTCGAACTCGCGAACGAGGGGATGACCGCGGCGGCGAACACACTCGTCGGCACCGTCTTCCTCGTCATCTTGGCGACCGTGGTGCTGGAGGGTGGCTTCGCCAGGCAGATCGCCGAGAAACTGGACGTGATACCTATGAGAGTACTCATCATTGGAGGCGGGAAGGTGGGCCGAGCGCTCGCCGAACGCCTCGAGGACCGCGGCGAGAACGTGGTCCTCATCGAGAACGACGACGAGGTGGTAGAGATCGCACGCAACGCTGGCCACACGGTCCACATCGGCGACGGAACCGACACGGACGTGCTTCGGTCGGCCGGTGCCGAGAACGCCCGAATCGTCGTGGCCGCCACCGGCGACGACGACGCGAACCTGCTGGTGGCACAGTTGGCCGAATCGAAGTTCTCCCCCGAGACCATCCTCGCACGGGCGAACAACCCGGACAACGTCGACGCCTTCGAGGAACTCGGCGTCCGAACCGTCTCCTCGGTGCTGGCGACGGCACAGGCCATCGACAACTACATCGAACGGCCGGCGCTGGCCAACTGGATGGGTGAGATCGGTCGCTCCGGCGACGTGCAAGAGATCGAGGTCACGTCCGAGGAGATGGCCGGCGTCACCGTCCGTGAGATCGGCCCGGAACTGCCCGGTGGCAGCCTCATCGCCGTCGTCGCCCGCGATGGCGAGACGCAGGTGCCCGACGCCGACTTCACCCTGCAGGTGGGCGACCGCGTCACGATCATCGGTAACCGCGACGACGTGCGGACGGCGATGCGACAGTTCAACCCGAACTGA
- a CDS encoding SDR family oxidoreductase, with protein sequence MDYQIAGNTALVTASSSGLGEASATALVKEGVNVVINGRDEDRLAEAVERVDAAGDGEVVGQAGDLTDPDDVTALVERTVDEFGGLDHLVTSAGGPPSGPFLETTDQEWYDAYDLLVMSVVRTVRAAADPLRADGGGTYVAVTSRSVKEAIDSLVLSNSVRMAVIGLTKTLSRELAPEVRTNAVLPGPHETSRIENLIEAGVERGEYDSYEAGLAARGASNPLGRIGDPMELGNTVAFLSSPASGYINGTAIPVEGGLGQSNL encoded by the coding sequence ATGGACTACCAGATCGCGGGAAACACGGCGCTCGTAACGGCGTCGAGTAGCGGCCTCGGCGAGGCGTCGGCGACGGCGCTCGTGAAAGAAGGCGTGAACGTCGTGATCAACGGACGCGACGAGGACCGCCTCGCCGAAGCCGTCGAACGGGTCGACGCCGCCGGCGACGGGGAAGTGGTCGGACAGGCGGGCGACCTCACCGACCCCGACGACGTGACGGCGCTGGTCGAGCGAACCGTCGACGAGTTCGGCGGACTCGACCACCTCGTCACCAGTGCCGGCGGGCCGCCGAGTGGTCCGTTCTTGGAGACGACCGACCAAGAGTGGTACGACGCCTACGACTTGCTGGTGATGAGCGTCGTGCGGACGGTCCGAGCGGCCGCCGACCCCCTTCGGGCCGACGGCGGCGGCACGTACGTCGCCGTCACCTCCCGGAGCGTGAAGGAGGCAATCGACTCGCTGGTGCTATCGAACTCCGTGCGGATGGCCGTCATCGGCCTGACGAAGACGCTCTCGCGAGAACTCGCGCCGGAGGTGCGGACGAACGCCGTCCTCCCCGGCCCCCACGAGACGAGTCGCATCGAGAACCTCATCGAGGCCGGGGTCGAACGCGGCGAGTACGACTCTTACGAGGCGGGACTGGCCGCCCGCGGGGCGTCGAATCCGCTGGGCCGGATCGGCGACCCGATGGAGTTGGGCAACACCGTCGCGTTCCTCTCGTCGCCGGCGTCGGGGTACATCAACGGCACGGCCATCCCCGTGGAGGGCGGCCTCGGCCAGTCGAACCTCTAA
- a CDS encoding substrate-binding domain-containing protein has product MAPKRTVDRRTLLKLAGVGAATTLAGCAGGGNGNGGGTTGGGGGGGGGGGNGGEMSFVEASEALGLADNWEARRIGAADNWPIEQRRQVPDRQSDTTWTNSGAFQSAVENDVWAPPDGWDDTAAGDVDTLQILNHGAANMEFDPATLAAHEMFTEKTGIELDVIEIGVDQANTREQQFLSSEEPMPHAFNVDGILVPVFVEQGYLEVTDALYPEGGYEPYIPALQSLVEWDIGPVMQGTHTYGYPNIGEASMGHLRPDLVEEQGIDPERFQGEWTWDLLEELGEAFAGTDVNAFAYYAGTSTYLAYSFRELLFQQGGRMVQDDGTVVMNSPEAVRVIQKMKEWRDKGYVPSDVIAYGEGDIVDLYASGQLAYTTAFSDFIPRLLQEFEAGTQYQVVVPPAANEGPAPTQAGLVAPNTTSINRFSDTGHKLAAMLYGDLKLSYYTQWLEFTYEGNISYMDQVYTDSAENDFVTFGDVIGEAINNGVLELFPQMASVFQQMLSPVQRAIQGSITPQAAMDQVQDFVDSEINN; this is encoded by the coding sequence ATGGCACCGAAGCGCACGGTAGATCGGAGAACCCTCCTGAAACTCGCTGGTGTCGGAGCAGCGACGACACTCGCTGGCTGTGCCGGCGGCGGAAACGGCAACGGTGGCGGCACGACAGGTGGTGGTGGTGGCGGCGGCGGTGGCGGCGGAAACGGCGGCGAGATGTCGTTCGTCGAGGCGTCGGAGGCGCTTGGTCTCGCCGACAACTGGGAGGCACGCCGCATCGGCGCGGCCGACAACTGGCCGATCGAGCAACGACGACAGGTTCCGGACCGGCAAAGCGACACGACCTGGACGAACAGCGGGGCGTTCCAGAGCGCCGTCGAGAACGACGTGTGGGCCCCGCCGGACGGCTGGGACGACACCGCCGCCGGCGACGTCGACACGCTCCAGATCCTCAACCACGGCGCGGCGAACATGGAGTTCGACCCCGCGACGCTGGCGGCCCACGAGATGTTCACGGAAAAAACGGGCATCGAACTGGACGTCATCGAAATCGGGGTCGACCAGGCGAACACGCGCGAACAGCAGTTCCTCTCCTCGGAGGAACCGATGCCTCACGCGTTCAACGTGGACGGCATCCTCGTACCGGTGTTCGTCGAACAGGGCTACCTCGAAGTGACGGATGCGCTGTATCCCGAGGGTGGCTACGAACCGTACATCCCGGCACTCCAGAGTCTCGTCGAGTGGGACATCGGCCCCGTGATGCAGGGCACGCACACGTACGGCTACCCGAACATCGGCGAGGCGAGTATGGGGCACCTCCGCCCGGACCTCGTCGAAGAACAGGGGATCGACCCAGAGCGATTCCAAGGCGAGTGGACGTGGGACCTGCTGGAGGAACTGGGCGAGGCGTTCGCGGGCACCGACGTGAACGCGTTCGCGTACTACGCGGGCACCTCGACGTACCTCGCGTACTCGTTCCGCGAACTGCTGTTCCAGCAGGGCGGGCGGATGGTGCAAGACGACGGAACGGTCGTAATGAACTCGCCGGAAGCAGTGCGTGTCATCCAGAAGATGAAAGAGTGGCGCGACAAGGGGTACGTCCCCAGCGACGTCATCGCCTACGGTGAGGGTGACATCGTCGACCTGTACGCCTCCGGCCAACTCGCGTACACGACGGCGTTCTCCGACTTCATCCCGCGACTGCTGCAAGAGTTCGAGGCCGGCACGCAGTACCAGGTCGTCGTCCCGCCGGCGGCGAACGAGGGTCCCGCGCCGACGCAGGCGGGTCTCGTCGCGCCGAACACGACGAGTATCAACCGGTTCTCCGACACCGGCCACAAACTCGCCGCGATGCTGTACGGCGACCTCAAACTCAGCTACTACACGCAGTGGCTGGAGTTCACCTACGAGGGGAACATCTCGTACATGGACCAGGTGTACACCGACTCCGCGGAGAACGACTTCGTCACCTTCGGCGACGTGATCGGCGAGGCCATCAACAACGGCGTCCTCGAATTGTTCCCGCAGATGGCATCGGTGTTCCAGCAGATGCTCTCCCCGGTCCAGCGGGCGATTCAGGGCTCGATCACCCCGCAGGCGGCGATGGACCAAGTGCAAGACTTCGTCGACTCCGAGATCAACAACTGA
- a CDS encoding carbohydrate ABC transporter permease, whose amino-acid sequence MAFEGYDGEAGPHGGGVTGFISDWVNDHIRTVLLGPSLVALFVVFIYPAVMLLWLSLLNTRGFGETFEPAYNYERIFTDPTFWNAVENTLVYSFGSLFVSVGAGLVIALALNKLVANRLRNTYTTLILLSWAVPLSIVGVTWRWMFNGQLGVVNRVLIDLGLLSSGFSWLTSASTAMGVIILADSWSRIPFAAIVLLAGLQSIPQEMYDAAKVDGATSLQTFRNVTLPYLRPSFFVAGLITWMFAFRAFAIPFSTTGGGPGGATETLAIYIHRFGIQLLDYGFASAVSVFLVSVTLVVAAGYVYFILERIEEIEV is encoded by the coding sequence ATGGCGTTTGAGGGGTACGACGGCGAGGCCGGTCCCCACGGCGGCGGCGTCACCGGCTTCATCTCCGACTGGGTGAACGACCACATCCGAACGGTGCTGCTGGGTCCGTCACTGGTGGCGCTGTTCGTCGTGTTCATCTACCCGGCGGTGATGCTGCTGTGGCTGTCGCTGCTGAACACCCGCGGGTTCGGCGAGACGTTCGAACCGGCGTACAACTACGAGCGCATCTTCACCGACCCGACGTTCTGGAACGCCGTCGAGAACACGCTCGTGTACTCGTTCGGGTCGCTGTTCGTCTCGGTGGGCGCGGGACTCGTCATCGCGCTAGCGCTCAACAAACTCGTTGCCAACCGCCTCAGGAACACCTACACCACACTCATCCTGCTGTCGTGGGCGGTCCCGCTGTCCATCGTCGGCGTCACCTGGCGGTGGATGTTCAACGGTCAACTCGGCGTGGTGAACCGCGTCCTCATCGACCTGGGGCTCCTGTCGAGTGGCTTCTCGTGGCTCACCTCCGCCTCGACGGCGATGGGAGTAATCATCCTCGCGGACTCGTGGTCGCGCATCCCGTTCGCGGCTATCGTCCTGCTGGCGGGGTTGCAGTCGATCCCACAGGAGATGTACGACGCCGCAAAGGTCGACGGCGCGACGTCGCTGCAGACGTTCCGCAACGTCACGCTGCCGTACCTCAGGCCGTCGTTCTTCGTCGCAGGGCTGATCACGTGGATGTTCGCGTTCCGCGCGTTCGCCATCCCGTTTTCGACGACGGGCGGCGGCCCCGGCGGGGCGACCGAGACGCTCGCCATCTACATCCACCGGTTCGGGATCCAGTTGCTCGACTACGGCTTCGCGTCCGCGGTGTCCGTCTTCCTCGTCTCCGTGACGCTGGTAGTGGCCGCCGGATACGTGTACTTCATCCTCGAACGCATCGAGGAGATCGAGGTCTGA
- a CDS encoding carbohydrate ABC transporter permease — protein MAGADFTDERYRRRQRVWDVFESPAVVHLVLFVAVLFIILPLVWMLLTSLKTRQGVLTPAYLPLEPTLDAYSRALIDRGFWRAVVNSVLVASASTIIVMVLGTPAGYVFSRFRFPFDNAVFVFVLFTRLFPPIGLVTPYYRIVSTFGLLNTKTGIVIANVYLWLPLVIYIMRNFFITIPTALDEAARVDGCTKVQAFRHVVFPVVLPGFAAGTILTFLYSWREFLFAFTVSTDLQSMTIPVATFLFVGDAGIDWGAMAAAAVVSVIPSALVVIFFNRYIVVGLTGGMKG, from the coding sequence ATGGCGGGCGCAGACTTCACTGACGAGCGATATCGGCGACGCCAACGCGTCTGGGACGTGTTCGAGAGCCCCGCCGTCGTCCACCTCGTGTTGTTCGTCGCGGTGTTGTTCATCATCCTGCCGCTGGTGTGGATGCTCCTCACCTCGCTGAAGACGCGACAGGGCGTCCTCACCCCAGCGTACCTCCCACTTGAACCGACGCTGGACGCGTACTCGCGGGCGCTGATCGACCGCGGCTTCTGGCGGGCGGTCGTCAACAGCGTCCTCGTCGCGTCGGCGTCGACGATCATCGTGATGGTGCTGGGAACGCCCGCCGGCTACGTCTTCAGCCGGTTCCGCTTCCCGTTCGACAACGCCGTCTTCGTGTTCGTGCTGTTCACTCGCCTGTTCCCACCGATCGGGTTGGTGACGCCGTACTACCGGATCGTCTCGACGTTCGGCCTACTCAACACGAAGACGGGCATCGTCATCGCGAACGTCTACCTCTGGTTACCGCTGGTCATCTACATTATGCGCAACTTCTTCATCACCATCCCGACGGCGCTCGACGAGGCGGCCCGCGTCGACGGCTGTACGAAGGTACAGGCGTTCCGCCACGTCGTCTTCCCGGTCGTGTTGCCTGGGTTCGCAGCAGGGACGATCCTCACGTTCCTCTACTCGTGGCGTGAGTTCCTGTTCGCGTTCACCGTCAGCACCGACCTCCAGTCGATGACCATCCCCGTCGCGACGTTCCTGTTCGTCGGCGACGCAGGCATCGACTGGGGGGCGATGGCCGCCGCGGCCGTCGTCTCCGTCATCCCGTCGGCGCTGGTGGTGATCTTCTTCAATCGCTACATCGTCGTCGGCCTGACCGGGGGGATGAAGGGATGA
- a CDS encoding ABC transporter ATP-binding protein — MSDTSSDQTTEQRPADAADPSADERRVSLRLDGVTKEFTEDDGGTVVAVDDVSLDVYDGEFIVLVGPSGCGKTTTLRTVAGLEQPTRGRIIIGGEDVSGQEPRERDVAMVFQNYALYPHKTVRDNIAFPLQIRKFPKDEIKSRVQDTATMLGIGDLLDRHPSDLSGGQQQRVALGRAIVRDPELFLFDEPLSNLDAKLRIQMRTELNRLHARVGKTSLYVTHDQAEAMTLSDRVVVMNDGEIQQVAPPEEVYARPANRFVAGFIGEPPMNFFDVALERRDGETVAVSDGFELSLPDSVSVPPDAGTEFELGVRPEDFEDASLVTDPDPERVMEVHVGVVEPMGPHKDLAVRPVGREDDPESEFTARVSNATTATEGERIRLVVDTSNAHLFDRATGENRSL; from the coding sequence ATGAGTGACACGAGCAGCGACCAGACGACCGAACAGCGCCCCGCCGACGCGGCCGACCCGAGCGCCGACGAGCGCCGGGTGAGTCTCCGCCTCGACGGTGTAACGAAAGAGTTCACCGAGGACGACGGCGGCACGGTCGTCGCCGTCGACGACGTGAGTCTCGACGTGTACGACGGCGAGTTCATCGTTCTCGTCGGTCCCTCCGGGTGCGGCAAGACGACCACCCTGCGGACGGTCGCGGGACTCGAACAGCCGACCCGCGGCCGGATAATCATCGGCGGTGAGGACGTCTCCGGACAGGAACCGCGCGAACGCGACGTGGCGATGGTGTTCCAGAACTACGCGCTGTACCCACACAAGACCGTCCGCGACAACATCGCGTTCCCACTGCAGATTCGGAAGTTCCCGAAAGACGAGATCAAGTCACGGGTGCAAGACACCGCGACGATGCTCGGCATCGGCGACCTCCTCGACCGACACCCCTCCGATCTGTCTGGTGGGCAACAACAACGCGTCGCACTGGGCCGCGCTATCGTCCGCGACCCGGAACTGTTCTTGTTCGACGAACCGCTGTCGAACCTCGACGCGAAACTCCGGATCCAGATGCGGACGGAACTGAATCGCCTGCACGCCCGCGTCGGCAAGACGTCGCTGTACGTCACCCACGACCAGGCGGAGGCGATGACGCTGTCGGACCGCGTCGTCGTGATGAACGACGGCGAGATACAGCAGGTCGCCCCGCCCGAGGAGGTGTACGCGAGGCCGGCGAACCGCTTCGTCGCGGGATTCATCGGCGAACCGCCGATGAACTTCTTCGACGTCGCCCTCGAACGGCGCGACGGCGAAACCGTCGCCGTCAGCGACGGCTTCGAACTCTCGCTCCCCGACTCTGTCTCGGTGCCGCCGGACGCCGGCACCGAGTTCGAACTCGGGGTCCGCCCGGAAGACTTCGAGGACGCCTCGCTGGTCACCGACCCCGACCCCGAGCGGGTGATGGAGGTCCACGTCGGCGTCGTCGAACCGATGGGACCGCACAAGGATCTGGCGGTCCGGCCTGTCGGCCGCGAGGACGACCCCGAGTCGGAGTTCACCGCCCGCGTCTCCAACGCCACGACCGCGACCGAGGGCGAGCGTATCCGCCTCGTCGTCGACACCAGCAACGCCCACCTCTTCGACCGCGCCACCGGCGAGAACCGCTCGCTGTGA